One window of the Epinephelus moara isolate mb chromosome 24, YSFRI_EMoa_1.0, whole genome shotgun sequence genome contains the following:
- the hrh1 gene encoding histamine H1 receptor produces the protein MMESGLSPSTDPPRLSTNISVNNSNNSWSNHTLTLHGCFHNALLGVCLGLLSLLTIMMNLLVLYAIKREKSLHTVGNLYIVSLSLADLIVGTTVMPLNLVYLLEDEWKLGRAVCQFWLIMDYVASTASIFSLFILCLDRYRSVRQPLKYLKYRTRGKASVMISGAWLLSMMWIIPILGWRSFTHVDLKPEEENKCDTDFRFVTWFKVITAVFNFYVPSILMLWFYTHIYLAVRQHLRDRERIIHPTDSFGENEHGQNAQTPVRNHSTSPKRECNVPMKLSKKQRLLDQNTLDQPYSLEDPDKTKTASSRSHRKIGVKCQQTSLLAMTTKRLRMAQRVKRCSLSPEEKQSDTEVPLSQPPVPKDIICPEGNNDYKLRTSLNECHVTVPKSVSGVCDISQVSDVQRYTSVLDNNYNPSHALPWIEEGVEDAKLDPANAVTLRQTWQRFIDQSRQRIQSLRIHKEHKAAKQLGFIIAAFLLCWIPYFIAFMVMAFCRECVHHDLHMFTIWLGYMNSTLNPFIYPLCNGNFKRVFKNILNIHL, from the coding sequence ATGATGGAATCTGGTCTGTCACCCTCCACAGACCCTCCTCGCCTCAGCACCAACATCTCCGtcaataacagcaacaacagctggAGCAATCACACCCTGACTCTGCATGGCTGCTTCCACAACGCCCTGCTGGGGGTCTGTCTGGgacttctgtctctcctcaccATTATGATGAACCTGCTCGTCCTCTACGCCATCAAGAGAGAGAAGAGCCTGCACACGGTGGGGAACCTCTACATCGTCAGCCTGTCTCTGGCAGATCTGATCGTGGGGACCACAGTTATGCCTCTAAATCTGGTGTATTTGTTGGAGGATGAATGGAAGCTGGGACGGGCTGTCTGCCAATTTTGGCTTATTATGGACTATGTGGCGAGCACAGCCTCAATTTTCAGCTTGTTTATCCTGTGTTTGGATCGATACCGCTCCGTCAGACAGCCGCTCAAGTACCTGAAATATCGCACAAGGGGAAAGGCGAGTGTGATGATTTCTGGAGCCTGGCTGCTGTCGATGATGTGGATTATTCCAATTTTAGGATGGAGGTCTTTCACACATGTGGACCTTAAACCCGAGGAGGAGAACAAGTGTGACACGGATTTTCGCTTTGTCACGTGGTTTAAAGTTATCACTGCTGTCTTCAACTTCTACGTGCCCTCCATTTTGATGCTGtggttttacacacacatcTACTTGGCAGTGAGGCAACAtctgagggacagagagagaatcaTTCATCCAACCGATTCATTTGGGGAAAACGAGCATGGACAAAATGCCCAAACACCAGTGAGAAATCACTCCACATCACCCAAGAGGGAATGTAACGTCCCGATGAAACTCTCTAAAAAACAGCGCCTGTTGGACCAGAACACTCTAGATCAGCCATATTCCCTCGAGGATCCTGATAAAACTAAAACAGCTTCATCCAGATCTCACAGAAAAATTGGTGTGAAGTGCCAGCAGACGTCATTGCTCGCCATGACAACCAAAAGACTCAGAATGGCACAGAGGGTCAAAAGGTGCTCCCTGTCTCCTGAAGAGAAGCAGTCAGACACTGAGGTGCCCCTGAGTCAACCTCCGGTGCCAAAGGACATTATTTGTCCAGAGGGGAATAATGATTACAAACTTCGGACGTCTTTAAACGAATGTCACGTCACGGTGCCAAAGTCAGTGAGCGGCGTCTGTGATATCAGTCAGGTTTCAGACGTGCAGAGATACACCTCTGTGCTCGACAACAACTACAACCCCAGTCACGCTCTGCCCTGGATAGAGGAAGGGGTCGAAGATGCCAAATTAGACCCAGCTAACGCTGTGACCCTTAGACAGACGTGGCAACGGtttattgaccaatcacgtcaGCGTATCCAGAGCCTGAGGATCCATAAGGAGCACAAGGCAGCCAAGCAGCTCGGCTTTATAATTGCTGCTTTCTTGCTGTGTTGGATACCGTACTTCATAGCTTTCATGGTCATGGCATTCTGCAGAGAGTGCGTGCACCACGACCTCCACATGTTCACCATATGGTTAGGATACATGAACTCCACTCTCAACCCTTTTATATACCCGCTCTGCAACGGGAACTTCAAACGAGTCTTTAAAAATATTCTCAACATTCATTTGTGA